Within Topomyia yanbarensis strain Yona2022 chromosome 2, ASM3024719v1, whole genome shotgun sequence, the genomic segment CTTAACACAGTGGCCATtaacttcaggtcttttcgcattagaccgagtattcgtgatgtggaatatctgctgaaggtgaaaatgcagcttcggtttttgGAAGTCACCTTCATCCAGCTTGAGCACGTCAGGCACGCAGTGctgttaacagttatgtgtccaacaaaaaaaaacttttaacagGCCAatgagggtacccgggtacccacaaattgaaatgctcataactatatCTTCCtgtaaccgatttggacacgtttagatgttttggattcaggaactcgtccactttttgattctgtaaaatagACCCGGAAGAATGGATCgtgtttttggtaatccggattttccggagtaatgttccagtactagggtaagatttgttaattttaataatgtcctagcaataaaagtatcaaaactcttcaaattgtctcgaaagtctttttttattgttacgggaccctatggcaattttgaaaaattgaattggaatggaatggccactcacggccccacggtaatctgctccggaatgtccgttccggggtcaaatcaccaattggttccaaaaccacgaaatacagcctactgatgcaattccaaggaTTTTGAttcccatattgctagtattccattgaagttcgcaaatagtaccccagcactggaacctgcttccagaaacccggattcccgggaaccgaatgaagtaacccgattcatttttaccaagttcaccaagtggatgagttcctgaatccaaaacactcaaaagtatcgaaatcggttggatattaccttagttatgggcattttagttttgtgagtACCCGGATActcacgtcggcctgttacgtagtaaaaaaattcaggagaccctcctcactccccccttactacatcaacaatattattaacccaaaaacgTGACTTAGTGAAATTCTAAggtgtcacaaagtttcaatttccagctatggataaaacatgggaatttcattaattgaaacttaaaaaggtacccgggtaccgcctCGGACACAACGGTTAATCTTCACCAAATTCTCACAGGCGAAAATAttcatttcgcagaacaacttaaaatacATGCTTGTTTGTAACAACGTCAAAATCAAGATCTCTGTATATATGTATAATGGAAATATTGAAGTCATATTAAATGAGTGGTAATTTAAAGATTCATGccgtatttcggagaagtggaatctattacggaggacacatggagaaactactttccaggtatttcaaatggtgtttttggtCTACCTGCGACCAGCCttttccctcctaccttaccatGCAGTACAAAAGAGAAGGAGGTGATACCATTTCacagcgaactctatgtacatatcaaggacaaaatATTATATGCCAGTGCtttgaacaaacggcacattaccgACAACCATGTCAAGAAACCGCTGAGGAAAGCCCAGCTGTAGAAAGAAATGCCAAAACCCAGGCTCCTGAATCGCAAactgttgccaaatttgtggctattGTTCAGGTAACATTAACGATTACAAAACTGCGTCAAGCATTTCCAACTCAACAACTAATACCACAAGTGAAGAAGCTACCACCACAGAAGAAGAGTTGACACTCGTGTCGTGACCCGCAAGGGAAAGAAGCCAAGAGAAACATCTGATCAGCGAGTATCAAGACAGTAATCAAGATACGGACATAAACGACAACGAGAGAGACATAAATGACTCCGAAGTTGGCAAAAAAGGAACATTttcccgacgcgaaaaaagatctccgctcgcaatagcaagATGCGCGCACAGGATCTGACAGGCATCTGATGTTATGCatctcagagcaaataaagagaagaataacaaacgctctttgcacttttcatgcgaaccaccgctcttctctttcacaataaacctcttcactccgatgcgtgttgctcccacacgtgtattctacgccatggctgcacgccacaaagagtagaaataaagaggctctttagtgtgtatcttggtcccacgcgcacgtgAGTAGAGAAGgtaacaaaaaaacatttttaaaacgttctgccgatcaaactttatctgaattgtagtttgattcgccttcttacctgctttccagtgaggggaggcacaaaaaagtggctcttcaaggtgactctttgaacgaaattgtgcagctcttggtgcactctttttcgttttcaagtgtctctttgtgcggtcgttctgcacatcgcaatgtttttgtgctgctctattttcaatcggtgtatttcgctctttgtggctcatTGTGCTGACAGGCTATAAATAAACCCCCGGgtcctctaagctaacgcattgaaccgtgtcaaacaaacaaaaaaattaagttcTATCTCAACAGCTTTAATAATAATAGTTTCAAAATCGAACTGAGACTAAAAATCATTTTCGGCTGAAGTTCGAACATATGATGACCGGTACGTTGAACCAGCACCTTATCTCGGAACTACCATATCAGAGCAATAAATTTCCGTTTTACTGTCGAAAGACTAACTCGCCTTCTAACTTTACCGGATCGGATAATAACAGACATGTTCGCTTCCACACAATGCAAATTCTGCATACAGTCTTCTTCGAAGCAAACGTTCCAAAATAAGTATATCGCAAAGTATGCGATATTCCGGAAAATCAAAGATTCACTCCATCCCGCATTGgcggaaaaaaaactattaaacACGAATAAAAACCCAGCGTCTCTCAGCACCGGTACTGCTGGTTAATcggagaaaaaaataaaactttcctAACAAGTGATATATATCTTCAATATATCACACAGCAATTGTCGTTCCGATTGCTTTCTACATTCCACGGAACGTTATCAAGTGAGTCGATTCGGGTGCtggatttttcatttttcttttccCCGGTTAGCAACCGGAGAACGGAGGTAGTCTGGGAATGCGAGTTCGCTGGTCCGATCTAGGTTATGATAAATGGGGGTTATATTTTCTATGCTCAGAATCATCATGCACACACACAGAACCCGGTACAGTTTCCTGCCTGTAGGGTTAGTTTTTCCAAGTGAAACATCGGTATAAGGAAGCTCGACTGTAAACGGTTGGTCTGGGTTTGCTGTCAAGCGAAAACGAACGTACGGAAAACATGTTGAATGTCCAATTTTCTACCATTTCTAGTTAATCTCACTGTCACGGGCCTAATTCATTTTTCAACCTCTCACAATCAATTTCAGATTTCCGGACAGTGTTCGTCGGTATCGGTGGAAGTGAAAGTGTGCGCCCGTGGAAGTTTATGGTTTGTGTAACGATGGTAGATCCCAGGAGCGGTTGGCGCATCAGTTTGATCTACTGGGCGCTGCTCTTCAGTGCGATACGAACACGATACGGAACCGATGCGTGGAAGCTGGATAATCGAAATATCCTATACACTAATCAGGATATCTCGTACGAATGTCCCATCAATACTATGTGTCGGTGTGCCAGCTTGCCGAACGAGACGGCCCTGCTGGAGATCAACTGCAACGAAGTGTCGCTGTACAAGTTTCCAGGTAAGTGTTTTCGAGCAATTATGGAAGGCGGAATGGGACGAATTTAACGATCTTGGTGATTACAACTGAATTTGAGAACAGAGGTAATGCTGAACAGAAATCGCAGAGCATCGCTTGGAGATCTTCGTTATAATTGCCCGTAATCAAGCTTCCAATGAGTGT encodes:
- the LOC131678423 gene encoding uncharacterized protein LOC131678423, translated to MVCVTMVDPRSGWRISLIYWALLFSAIRTRYGTDAWKLDNRNILYTNQDISYECPINTMCRCASLPNETALLEINCNEVSLYKFPEFLHGTIKHIDMSRTFIHNVDDETFQGLRLESLKLVDNKIQDISEKSFK